In the Hermetia illucens chromosome 1, iHerIll2.2.curated.20191125, whole genome shotgun sequence genome, GGCCTGCGAATAACCATTTACTTTCTTGCTCTTTATAGGATTCACCCCAAACAACACTACTTCGATCGCAAGTACTTCAAAACTATGCATTAAAACTTTGTGAAAACCTCATATCGAACGCTTTAATACATTATTCATCGCATTGTTCGCTTCTTAAGGCAACAACCAGCGATAATCATTTTCAAAATGACGAGGATAACATTGTCCACCATTACCATTCAAGCGAATGCAACTTCTATTCATTGAATGCTTCGTCGTTTAATAAACAAATTTATGCCAGTGATTCACTTCTAAATAAACACATTGATAATATTTATGACGAACCAAATGACACATCTTGCTCATCTTATGAAAACAGTTTGGAAATTGCAAGTAATAAAGACTTATGTGAAAATTTTGATCATCAGTCACGTTATTTCAAAGTAATCAAATCTGAGCAAGACTATTCAAAGTCGCGCAAACTGAATTTATCGCGCATGTCGGAAATCCATGATTACGACTTGTACTACGGTTTAAAGAAGGCTCATCCAACCGATACTTTTCAACAACGAAAGACACCAGTTTTATACAGTCCGTTGCATCATCATACAGGAAGTAATATATCTACAGGGAATAGACCTAATTCTAGAAATTCTCTTAATAGTAGACTATCTAGTTCGCATAATTCATTAAGTGTACCAAATGCCAACAAAGCTGATGATTCAATTTTCATAACACAAGCAATGTCGCATGACGCGCTGTTGGGTCGCGAGATCTCCGATTTCTACAACGTCCCAATAGACTCGGACATTTACGCATTTCCGATTGACATGGTGAAGCCAGACCCGAAAGATTTATTTCGTCGCGACACAAATCGGCCTCCAAGCAAGGGCCGTTTGAAGTACATCCGGAACAACAAGAAAAGACGACGAAACAATAATGTCATCGAAGCCACAGGCGTGGATAAGTACGGTAGCAAAACAAAGATATCTCGTCCTGGAGACAAAAGGCATAGCGTTCCTGAAAACACTATTCAACCTTTACATATGACTTTGGACGAAGTGAAACGGTTCTACCACAGTTTGTACTCCAGTTCTAGTGATTCGAACGAGAATCTAACTAACAAAAGAGTGGCAATGCAGTATCGCAAAAGTtcggagaataataataatatgaacAGCAACAATAACAATATTGTTCGTAATAATGAAAAGACTCTTGCGCTGCAACACAGCACACCTAGCACAATAAAATCCACCAATTATAAGAACATTGCAAATGGACGGCCGAAAAAGATCGCTCCAAAGTCGACTGAAATCCAACCTCCCCTTAGTAATAATACTAATACAATGAATAGCAGTAACAAATATACAACTCACCATGTGGAGAAAAAGTCACAATTTTCCATTACACTCAATTTGAAGCAGAGATTTTGTAGTATATTCCGTTTCCGTAAAAATCAACATAATAGCAGACAAAATTTAAATGAGTCGGCCGAGTACGTATCGAATCGTGAAGATAAGAGGAAAAAATTATTGACACGAGCGCTGCCACCGTTGCCAAATAAACGTAAGTCTTGCACTCTGCTGCAGCCTGAAATAGATTTATAAAATATGTACGGAAATATGTATCTATACGTAATataaattcacagaaaattCGGAAAACAACGAGCCAGCCGTTGAGGAGAAAAAAGATGATAAGAAGTCGGATTTCAACTCAGCCATACATTTCGCATCAAATATAGAAAAAGTGAAGAATGTAAGTTCCGCAATTGTAACTTTCAACGAATCATCGGCCATAATCAACTTTTTTGATATACATACATTTCACAGTATGGATGGTATTGGGGTCCTATATCAAGTGAGGCTGCTGAAAAAATATTATCTAACGAGCCAGATGGAAGCTTTATTGTTAGAGATAGTTCTGATGATCATTATATATTTTCACTAAGTTTTAAGTTGAATAATTCTGTAAGGCATGTGCGAATTGATCAAGATCAGGGTAAGGAATATCAGTTTATTTGATGATGatctgataatttttttttctgaataggTACATTTTCGTTTGGATCAAACGCAAAATTTAAATCGCAATCGATTACGGAATTTATTGAGAAAGCTGTGGAACATTCAAGAAGTGGGAGGTAAGTTTtctattgaaatattgaaaaggaaTGTGGGATAATCTAGACGATAAAAAATTGTTACTAGATAAATCTGTTTTCATACAGTGTACACTTCAGAAAAGTACGCGAAGAGCGAATATTTGTAGATCTAACTAATTTTTCGGTTTAAATGCATACACGAGCAGAAAAGGTTtctattcattttaatttagataaaaaaaaaagtaggtAGTAATACTAAGTCTGCGTTTTGTTGAACAAACTGCGCACATTCATGAAAATATTCGAAATTCTGTCCTTTAACGCGAAAAGTTCAATACCCAATCAGACAGAAACTTTCTCTAGATTTCTCCAATCCAAAATCTACATACTGCTTCCCCTTAAAGTAGGCCTAGTGGTTTTCGTGGATAGTATAGTAAGACCGAGCGCAAGTTGAAAAACAGCTTGGTAAGGTGGCATTGTCCCACCGAGCAACTTGCGCGTCGGACGCAAGCAAGTGTAAGTCGCGGCAACCAATTTTTACAACAAAAATTGTTCTTCGTATTTATGATGAGTTAAAAATCGGATAGGAAACGGGGCATTTGAGTCTGCCGACTAAGACAAATAAtatgtataaataataataaattttaatttgcatATTATATATAAGTCGGGCACAGTGCTATCGAATCGTTGCAATTGTAGTAAATGTGCAGGTTCTCCGTTTTGGAAGGAAAGTCCGAAGTGGAAGAAGCATTTCCAATTTTTCCCCACTGTCACTGGGTACAGTTAGCCGAACTTTGTACGCGTCTTTCGAAAATGGTCCGTATTTCTGTTCTCACGTCAACAGCGGGTACAGCGACATTCACCTTTGGGATCAAGATAGGCGAACCTGCTGCATCGTCAGCTTCAATCGCCAGTTCGATAACTTCCAGCGACACGACTGAAATTTCGGAGTCGGCAAGGAACTACAGAACCGGGCGGACGGACCTGAGGATAAGCAAGAGATCCGCAGTCATACTTCTACAAAATCTTCAACCAATTTCAGCTCCCAAACAACCTTGGACTTCTGCTTCACTTCCGCAAAGCTATAGTAAGAAgagaaagctgaagaaaaacgcAAGCGAGTGGCTGAAGAAAAATTCCACGAAGGGCTGGCACGTAAAACTGAATCCAAAGCAACTTAACAGGCAAAATACTGCACATATCAAACGGCACCGAAGAAGAATCGCTTACCTATAAATGTTACaatcaaaatttcattgttCTCCCAAGTTTCATAATTTGTAAGGATCATATGTTCTTCCGGTAGTATTAAACTAAAACGCTTAGGCCGCAAGATTCGGCGCTACCTCTTTCTctttaataaatattataaaaaaaaatcgacgcaAGAGACAGTGCAGGACTGTTCTCCTTCCCCTCTGCTCATTTCTCCACTCATTTCACTTGCGTGTTTTCTCTCTTGTGAGTTGTCCGCTTTGGCTAACGATGTCCACCGGAATAGAGGCAGGTCCCTCGGTAACTTCCGTGGCCGTACGGGTGCCGCCGTTTTGGGGTATGAGCCCGGCAGTACCGCTCCTCCTGCTCGAGGCCCAATTTGCTTTGGCCGGTGTCACAGCGGATGCCGTTCGTTTCTATTACGCGCTGTTCAGGCAGGACGAGGAGCCAGTTGAGCTTGGCTCCGATGTCCCCCAGGACTGCTCTAATAAGCGATTGAAAGAACAGCTCATAAAACGattgtcagtaagtgagacggCTAAACTTAACCACATACTGAGAGCTAACACAAGGACCGTGTGCCAAACCAATTGCTCTGTGAAATGAAGTAGTTAGGTGGTGATAAAGCCGGCACCGAGCTGCTACAGTTTTTGTGGCTGCTCCCGGAGAACACACAGGTCATCCTGACATGTGCGTATTTGGGGACTCTGGACATGTTAGCCGACATCGTGGACAAAATTCATGAGGTCCACGTGTGACCAATGGTTGGTGTCTCGCGACAACTCAAGCCAGGTGATTCAGCTGCAACAAATAAtggcagcattaacagccacCGTCTCAAGATAGAGATCCACCTCCCGGAATGGACGATCAAATAGTAGGTCGTCGGGACCTTCGACAAGTACCGGGGcctgctggtaccatcgtaggctCGCTGAAAAAACTAAGAAATGCACCAGCCCCTACAATTTCACACCAAAACAACCAGACTTGCAGGAAGTTCTGGTgactgctacccgaaatgcagctCCATGTCGCCTAAAAATCTACGACTCCTTGACTCGGCCCAACTATCTGGTCGATGCAGGCGCTGAAATTTCGGTTCTTCTCATATTCTGGCATCATAATTCAATACCGCAATCATTGAAGCCCGcaacagcaaattcttcgtcgatctACACGTTTGGCTACAGACAGGTAGACTTGAATTCAGGAATTCACGCTTCATTATCGCGAACATCATCATACCCATCTTAGGCGCAGATTTCCTGTGCCATTATAGATTGCTAGTGAATATGGTGGTGCATGTATTCGTGGAATTCTTCAAAAACATCgtaacatcactaccgagcgtagtctctctaaGCCCGTTAAACATTATGTTCAGCTACATCAACACTCCTGGCTCCCAAATCTTTTCTAAGGTCCGGCCATTACTAtcgcagaagctcgcagttgcacggaaagagttcgaaaaactttttaaacagtcctttagacagttgttggtcttcgccgCTTCACATGGTCCAtaaatccaatggcgaatggagacctagtgacgactacagacgtctacatgctcagacaattccagactacaaagcatgtgaggaaagagataggagtgttccctcggtccaccaagcatTTCCACAGAATCCACCTTGATATCATTGGCTCTTTGCGAGgtgaggtattgcctcacaattatcgatGGGTTAACACGGTGGCCTAAatcgatacctctgaaagacgtcactgcacaatcttgtgcacaggccctctgtcgagaattgaTTCCACGATTTGGCGTGCCggtaattataatcaccgaccagagAATACAATTTGAGACCTCCagtttctcagagttgggcaaactgcTCGGCTCCAAACGTCATTGGACaaccgcgtaccacccgcagtccaatgggatgcttgaaAGGTGGCACAagacactgaaggccgctataatggcccaagacaaCCCTTCTTGGTTACaagtcctgccactcgttctacttggcctccacATTCTGGTTCCTCGCTGACACCctctttggtttcagctgggggagGAGTGTTGTAGCGTaacgagcaacttgcgtgtctGACGCACGCAAGTTCGAATCGCGGTGGCCATGAcacgaaaaaaacatttttttctcacagcgaaaattgtttttcggtgtcataATAAAATTGAGTAGAAAATCGAGTAGGAAAGCTGGCAGCCAAGTCTGCCGACTAAGGTTAAGACAATTAATATGtataaataattttataataaatttgaatttaaatattatatgtataagtattttttttattcatgccGTAGTTTTCACTGCGTTGGACAATGACTTGCGTTGAGTAAAAACTAGCAACTATTGAGTTCTTGAGGAATGCATGTTATACAACAAAAATTGTTCTGGGATTGCTTAATgatacttttaatatttttcattagaaaattcgcccttaatattaaattcatcgctttttttctgttttgcttTTCGACAAATTTCTACGGAATATTGTTGCAATGTTTTCGATATTCATAATAGGAATCCGATTTCGAATTTAAAAAACAATAATGGTATGTATCTAAACAGGAATCCCGTACATTATTTGAAACAGCCGCGATAGAACTGCGCCTCCACTTTCGCTCTACCTGCTCGCTCCTGCTTTCCTTCTTGGGCCTGGTCTAAAAGTCGGGTGTCTCACAAAACTTTCATCGTTGACATTCTGTTCACGAAATTCGTGTGCTAGagaaaatgctgccaccataatTTTTTACCACAACGCCACCCAATAGAGGCAGAATCACGTCCCAACGGAAATTTACCTTGAACTTTGGGATTAAAATGGACATTTTATATCGTATCTTCTACACACAGTTTAGTTTAATATATTTTCGTGAAACCCAGTAGCAACAGGTGAATTTTTTAAAGTCACcattcaaaattgaaaattttccgtTTTCTTTAAGTCGAAAGGGCGTTTTATTCGGATATGGATTTCAATCAAACACTTGCTGTCTTCTTATGGTAATGAAGGGACTCTGGTCGAGGAGTTTTCAATGCAGGAGAAATTTCATGTAATTTTTGCGTCCACGACTAAATCAAACTTTACACTTGGTCGTTTACTTATGATGCTAACAAAAAAAGGTACTTTTGCCAATTGATTTCGCGTCGGAGTTTCTTTCTCGGTCCCTTGTATTCTGCGGATCTAAATGGGGTATCGCATCTTGACTTCTTGCGCGTTGTGAAATCCGCCGCAATCTGAGATAATTCCTGCGTAAACTTGCAATTTCAGTCGTCCAGCATTACATAGGTGCCTCACGATTCACCGTTTTCCTATTCGCGCCCGGGGCCTATGGCTCGTTTGCTCCTCTTGAGAGAGCTTTGGCAAATTTACCAACGGACGCCGAGCATTTTTCAGGCAGATTTAACGTCTACCCCAACGTCTTttggtttgttgttgttgcggaTTTCTCGAAAAGTTCGGTGAGAGATCTCTCTTCGTTTGGCACCGACATTGCCGTTGTAATTCACCTCGACTTGGTCCGTTTGTAGATTTGATTTCTCCACAACTTTTCTTCAGCGATGTTCTAGGAGTTCCTCTATCTCCATTATGCCGTTTTCGACATCTATAGAGATGTTCCGTTGGCCGCATTTCTTGAGTGGTCGTTCTTCCTCTGCCATTGTCCTTCGGATGAAGCTTTTCCTCTCCAGGAAGATGAGTTGCGTTTCCACCTGGTTGACGAGTTTGTCAATCCTTTTTCCTAGTAAGTGATTGACATGCAGCTTCCTATTTTTTCTCGTGGCCCCTTTTCATCTCAAATGCAACCTATTCTGAACCGATTGCCGAATCATGATTTCGCCGCTTACGTTAGTTCACCATCTGGCTGACTGGTGCCTATCCAGGACTACTAATTGGGAGATGTAAGTCGACTTGGTTCGGAAATAAATAAGGATTATTTGCTTTTCAGCGACTTGTGCTTGTGAATTAAGAAAGGCAATATGTGGATATTCTTTGGTCCACAAGAGCATTAAAAAACGAAGTGGTGTACGGAACACTGGCTACATACGCCGATAGTGTTCTATTTTGAATCATAGTCAAAGTCGACCATTAAATACCAGTATCTGTAAGTAAAGTCGGGTATTAGCTTTCATTTTAAATGAAATCTGCAGCATATTTTAATGAAAGTTTTTAGTGGTAGTAACTTCGCGTAAATAATTCCAACGATAAGAAGGAATAGCGATGAAAACGACAGAAGAGCAATATTCACAGGCGAAAATAAAAGACGAATATAACATTAGGGTGAATCCAAGCAACTAAAAGCATAGTGAAAATGGATTACGATCAATTCTATAATAAGATCAATGATTATTGAAATATCtgattataaaaatatttatgaattttGTAGACTGACTGACAGTGAAGATGTTGGAAATCGTCTCTTTTTTTccagatatttattcttccttAACCGGCGTCCCGAGCCTGGACCAATGCGTGTGCAACTTACAAATCCAGTGTCTAGATTTAAGCATATACAAAGCTTGCAACATATGTGCAGGTAATGATTACATTAGTTTGGCTGTTTTCCTCGAAACATTCTCTAAAACAGTATTTTAAATCTATTTTCAGGTTTGTTATACTGAAAACGGTGGTTCGGAAAGATCTGATACAGACACTTCCTTTGCCTAGACGGCTTCTCGATTATTTGAGTTataaacattgctattctgaacaAGTAGAAAGTGATAGCTCTCAATCCCAGGTTTGTATTGAAAGTGACTTGAACTTGTCAAGAAACATCCTAAGAACGATTTCGTCTTTACAGATGTCTGGAGATGGAAGGGCCTAAACATAATTCGTTTATTCTTACTCTCTATATATATTTACTATGAGACTTCTTTTAACACGAATTGTTAGGTAATTTTTCATACATTCTCGTTTTTTAAATATGAAtcattatttgaaatttatatttataataaatttaaatatctatTTAAAAATATTCGGTGCTATTTGAGTTTAAAAACAATATAAAAACAAGTATTCTTACGAAATTACGAAGTGAAATGGTCCATTaatttataaaaacaaaatatactTGAAGTAAATAGTAGAAAATACGATACGAGTCAAAAAAGATATGTTTGTACTATCAGGGCATCATAATTGTTGTCAAACAAATGGATTTACTCTTATTGCATTACAATTGTGATATACATTTAAAATGTAGTTGACAATGTAGGACGTTTTTATATATccttttacaaaaacaaaagTGAGAAATCAATTTGAGCCATCTCCATAATTTCGTTTTAGTCTTTACTTCTGAAATTCTGGAAATTTCACTCATAAACGAAGCAAAATTCAATTATCACCTTAAATTACAAACACATTTGAGACAATTTTTGATGATGTTCATTGCGTGTGATTATGTCAAACAATTATATGAATGAAAGAAATTAGGAAGAGGCACTACGGCTCAGTACTAATTGTTGCATCGCTGATGAGATCAGAAGAtacgaaaaacaagaaagccaAAATTTCTAATTAGAAAGGTATAACAATAACAAATAAATATATCAAGAGCAAAAAGCACAACACCAAATATAATGTTAGGAGACGAAATGTGTATAAAGTTAAGTTGTTTTCTATGCTAGTCATTTTTGATATTGTCATTGGAAGAATGCCTTTACGAATGTGTAATGTCCATCCCTGTAATCTTGCAAtttcaataaataattttatgaaaattaagcaTCAAGAACCGTTCTAGTGTTGACAAATCAAGAAATATTGTGCAATTATTATTTCCCAGTAATTTGTGTCGAGTTTGTTTTTATCACTTCACTCTAAACAATACCGCAAAATATCTGTCAACGGCTTTTCACTATCACATAACTGCATGAAAATAAAGCATACGTGTCAGTAATTAtttaaaggaaaaaattaaacCATACCAGATTATCATATGCAAGCAAAATCAATATCATCATTTATGGTACATGAAAATCAGAATTAAACAAAGAAAAGATATTATTTCAGATTGCATTGTAATGGTGAGAAAATATGAAAGTCGGAACTAAATATAAATTatgtaaaattaatattttacatgAAAGTGAATTTCCTTGtttgatttctttctttttcagagCATGAGATATCATACCAGTGTGTGAGTGGTCATTTCCCCCGTGAAGAAATTCTGGCATGATTGTGCTGACCAGCATTggttatatttatatatgtggTTGCTACTGCCCCTTGgttgggtatagcgcgtcaagcacacctacgcgccatcgcacCCGGCCCACTGATATGCGTCGTTTATCAATT is a window encoding:
- the LOC119648537 gene encoding putative uncharacterized protein DDB_G0277255 isoform X1, yielding MHFKINMEPQMQITDLLDSQQFDQFSSIFAMSSVATATAATVVTAAATTAAAAPTVNANNIGILCNGSDNNYNYNTSTQSQNQHQSQSSQTQTHHLVSTNSFELNAATSLSDDSGVPLTNSSISSGDSYRLGLCKLELELVESDGEVSQFDSLDNCSDGGMSAENFNTLKKGPLAPIDPPPEFQDSPQTTLLRSQVLQNYALKLCENLISNALIHYSSHCSLLKATTSDNHFQNDEDNIVHHYHSSECNFYSLNASSFNKQIYASDSLLNKHIDNIYDEPNDTSCSSYENSLEIASNKDLCENFDHQSRYFKVIKSEQDYSKSRKLNLSRMSEIHDYDLYYGLKKAHPTDTFQQRKTPVLYSPLHHHTGSNISTGNRPNSRNSLNSRLSSSHNSLSVPNANKADDSIFITQAMSHDALLGREISDFYNVPIDSDIYAFPIDMVKPDPKDLFRRDTNRPPSKGRLKYIRNNKKRRRNNNVIEATGVDKYGSKTKISRPGDKRHSVPENTIQPLHMTLDEVKRFYHSLYSSSSDSNENLTNKRVAMQYRKSSENNNNMNSNNNNIVRNNEKTLALQHSTPSTIKSTNYKNIANGRPKKIAPKSTEIQPPLSNNTNTMNSSNKYTTHHVEKKSQFSITLNLKQRFCSIFRFRKNQHNSRQNLNESAEYVSNREDKRKKLLTRALPPLPNKQNSENNEPAVEEKKDDKKSDFNSAIHFASNIEKVKNYGWYWGPISSEAAEKILSNEPDGSFIVRDSSDDHYIFSLSFKLNNSVRHVRIDQDQGTFSFGSNAKFKSQSITEFIEKAVEHSRSGRYLFFLNRRPEPGPMRVQLTNPVSRFKHIQSLQHMCRFVILKTVVRKDLIQTLPLPRRLLDYLSYKHCYSEQVESDSSQSQMSGDGRA
- the LOC119648537 gene encoding putative uncharacterized protein DDB_G0277255 isoform X2, whose protein sequence is MSAENFNTLKKGPLAPIDPPPEFQDSPQTTLLRSQVLQNYALKLCENLISNALIHYSSHCSLLKATTSDNHFQNDEDNIVHHYHSSECNFYSLNASSFNKQIYASDSLLNKHIDNIYDEPNDTSCSSYENSLEIASNKDLCENFDHQSRYFKVIKSEQDYSKSRKLNLSRMSEIHDYDLYYGLKKAHPTDTFQQRKTPVLYSPLHHHTGSNISTGNRPNSRNSLNSRLSSSHNSLSVPNANKADDSIFITQAMSHDALLGREISDFYNVPIDSDIYAFPIDMVKPDPKDLFRRDTNRPPSKGRLKYIRNNKKRRRNNNVIEATGVDKYGSKTKISRPGDKRHSVPENTIQPLHMTLDEVKRFYHSLYSSSSDSNENLTNKRVAMQYRKSSENNNNMNSNNNNIVRNNEKTLALQHSTPSTIKSTNYKNIANGRPKKIAPKSTEIQPPLSNNTNTMNSSNKYTTHHVEKKSQFSITLNLKQRFCSIFRFRKNQHNSRQNLNESAEYVSNREDKRKKLLTRALPPLPNKQNSENNEPAVEEKKDDKKSDFNSAIHFASNIEKVKNYGWYWGPISSEAAEKILSNEPDGSFIVRDSSDDHYIFSLSFKLNNSVRHVRIDQDQGTFSFGSNAKFKSQSITEFIEKAVEHSRSGRYLFFLNRRPEPGPMRVQLTNPVSRFKHIQSLQHMCRFVILKTVVRKDLIQTLPLPRRLLDYLSYKHCYSEQVESDSSQSQMSGDGRA